One stretch of Microcebus murinus isolate Inina chromosome 12, M.murinus_Inina_mat1.0, whole genome shotgun sequence DNA includes these proteins:
- the LOC105874140 gene encoding uncharacterized protein LOC105874140, translated as MTWNTRERGRGGPAGHWQEPRSRVPGRRWGKGAGGCYVGLANRLVSTPVPPTWEWVSSHMQGAGDQDTLLQGPDIQVDSKKQTGPLATKVLSSQTKREFPKYQRLCMFTADCIRHGSLAKVCCSRNSLQVIHPVTVGRCNPRAVTPTKISLHVGHVCSHFVPFHKEEVHREEGRSGPCAALVTICSVFTVPSVPWEPRLGRESSPESCGLGLGSGTESSQSPVSSVLPIRPPRCFEPGLALTSKTHAEVNSAHIQPLLWLVFPGACSQGILFVLFPSGLSSLLCTSVKSLFFPRGGSTFSSGNSRGNEV; from the exons ATGACGTGGAACACGAGAGAGCGAGGACGTGGAGGGCCCGCCGGCCActggcaggagcccaggagcagAGTTCCAGGGAGGCGGTGGGGCAAGGGTGCAGGCGGCTGCTACGTGGGCCTGGCTAATCGCCTTGTTTCCACGCCAGTCCCCCCGACCTGGGAATGGGTTTCCTCACACATGCAGGGAGCGGGAGACCAAGACACATTGTTGCAAGGCCCAGACATCCAGGTTGACTCCAAGAAGCAGACAG gCCCCCTTGCTACAAAAGTTCTCTCTTCACAGACCAAAAGGGAGTTCCCTAAGTACCAGAGACTCTGTATGTTTACAGCTGATTGTATCAGACATGGATCCCTGGCCAAAG taTGTTGTAGCAGGAATTCTCTGCAAGTGATACATCCTGTAACTGTAGGCAGATGTAATCCCCGCGCCGTGACACCAACAAAGATTTCCCTTCACGTCGGACACGTTTGCAGCCATTTTGTTCCCTTCCACAAAGAGGAAGTGCACAGGGAGGAGGGCCGTTCTGGGCCGTGTGCGGCCCTGGTGACGATCTGCAGTGTTTTCACAGTTCCCTCGGTGCCCTGGGAGCCTCGCCTTGGAAGGGAAAGCAGCCCCGAGAGTTGCGGCCTGGGCTTGGGATCTGGCACTGAATCTTCTCAAAGCCCTGTCTCCTCCGTGCTGCCGATTCGCCCCCCTCGTTGCTTTGAGCCTGGCCTCGCACTCACCTCCAAGACACATGCTGAGGTCAACTCTGCTCACATCCAGCCTCTGCTCTGGTTAGTGTTCCCTGGAGCGTGTTCTCAGGGGATCCTGTTTGTGTTATTTCCATCTGGACTGTCATCTTTGCTCTGTACATCTGTGAAAAGCCTATTCTTCCCTCGTGGTGGGAGCACCTTTTCCAGTGGCAACAGCAG AGGCAATGAGGTGTGA